One window of Halopseudomonas maritima genomic DNA carries:
- a CDS encoding enoyl-CoA hydratase/isomerase family protein, whose translation MTTLFSGRQLTLKLDGTCATLTFNNPDSLNALTAVMASECLAATELLQAEQQVSLLVLRGAGRAFVAGGDLQALYADPTGAASAIIEPMHACLRLWQQAPWVTLAVVQGVAAGAGLSLLAGADLVLASDRARFVYAYSDIETTPDLGLSWSLVQRIGRARALEMALLGHSLDAPTALAWGLVNRLVPAAQLENEARHWQQLLCGRNPDLVRATCELFSAAPQRSLSDQLDAERASFLRCAAKPVFREAIGSFLKR comes from the coding sequence ATGACCACGCTGTTTTCCGGCCGCCAGCTCACTCTGAAGCTGGACGGCACCTGCGCCACCTTGACCTTCAACAACCCCGACAGCCTCAACGCGCTAACCGCCGTGATGGCTAGTGAGTGCCTGGCTGCGACCGAGCTATTGCAGGCTGAGCAACAGGTTAGCTTATTGGTGCTACGCGGCGCGGGGCGTGCTTTTGTCGCCGGTGGCGATTTGCAGGCGCTATATGCGGACCCAACCGGCGCGGCTTCCGCCATTATCGAGCCTATGCACGCCTGTCTGCGCCTGTGGCAGCAGGCGCCTTGGGTAACATTGGCGGTGGTGCAGGGGGTGGCGGCGGGTGCAGGGCTGAGTCTGTTGGCCGGTGCTGATCTGGTGCTGGCAAGCGACCGGGCGCGCTTTGTGTATGCCTACAGCGACATCGAGACCACACCGGATTTGGGGTTGTCCTGGTCGCTGGTACAGCGTATCGGCCGGGCGCGCGCGCTGGAAATGGCGCTCCTAGGCCACAGCCTGGACGCACCAACGGCGCTGGCGTGGGGGCTAGTCAACCGACTCGTGCCGGCCGCTCAGCTGGAGAATGAGGCCCGTCATTGGCAGCAACTGCTGTGCGGTCGCAATCCCGACCTGGTGAGGGCCACCTGTGAGCTATTCTCTGCCGCGCCGCAACGCAGCCTGAGCGACCAGTTGGACGCCGAGCGGGCAAGTTTTTTGCGCTGCGCGGCCAAACCCGTGT
- a CDS encoding Rieske 2Fe-2S domain-containing protein, whose amino-acid sequence MNQLIDIKPAVEAAEHRYARGWHCVGEAKQYRDGELHTLNVFGTRLLAFANAEGEISVLDAYCPHMGADLSQGELVNGRVVCPFHHWEFDASGRCAEIPYCKRIPPKAKTRKWLTCEVNHLLFVWNNPEGKPPAEGVEIPYFPESDSDEWDHDWHMDLMIIDTNPRELVDNLVDAQHFGPVHGAPTKYFFNSFEKHIGTQVFMGDSERLGGDLVADSAYYGPSTHFTRMRAEYDGLLVESILLNCHVPIGPNQFELRFGVLVKKIPGWTEEQNQQLALDYVQQNRTSFYQDVDIWAHKRRVDMPVLAEGDGPIYQLREWYQQFFMDEADVPALHKERREFTTVDAR is encoded by the coding sequence ATGAATCAGCTAATCGATATCAAACCTGCCGTTGAGGCAGCAGAACACCGCTATGCACGAGGCTGGCACTGCGTGGGCGAAGCCAAGCAGTACCGCGACGGCGAACTGCACACCCTGAACGTATTTGGCACCCGACTGCTGGCGTTCGCCAATGCCGAAGGCGAGATCAGTGTGCTGGATGCCTACTGCCCGCACATGGGCGCAGACCTCTCCCAGGGCGAGCTGGTCAATGGCCGTGTGGTCTGCCCGTTCCACCATTGGGAGTTTGATGCTAGTGGCCGCTGTGCTGAGATCCCCTACTGCAAGCGCATTCCGCCAAAGGCCAAAACGCGCAAATGGCTGACCTGCGAGGTAAACCACCTGCTGTTTGTCTGGAACAATCCGGAAGGCAAGCCACCCGCCGAGGGGGTGGAAATTCCTTACTTTCCGGAGAGCGATAGCGACGAGTGGGATCACGACTGGCACATGGATTTGATGATTATCGATACCAACCCGCGTGAGCTGGTCGATAATCTAGTCGATGCCCAGCACTTTGGCCCTGTGCACGGGGCGCCGACCAAGTATTTCTTCAACAGTTTTGAAAAACACATTGGCACTCAGGTGTTCATGGGGGACTCCGAGCGACTGGGCGGTGACTTGGTCGCAGACTCCGCGTACTACGGCCCGTCTACTCACTTTACCCGCATGCGCGCTGAATACGATGGCCTGCTGGTAGAGAGCATTCTGCTCAACTGCCATGTGCCGATTGGCCCCAATCAGTTTGAGCTGCGTTTTGGCGTCCTCGTGAAAAAGATCCCGGGCTGGACCGAGGAGCAGAACCAGCAACTGGCGTTGGACTACGTACAGCAGAACCGCACCTCCTTCTACCAGGATGTGGATATCTGGGCGCACAAGCGTCGCGTCGACATGCCTGTTCTGGCCGAAGGCGATGGCCCGATTTACCAGCTGCGTGAGTGGTATCAACAGTTCTTTATGGACGAGGCTGATGTGCCTGCCCTGCACAAGGAACGCCGCGAGTTCACCACGGTGGACGCACGCTAA
- a CDS encoding SDR family NAD(P)-dependent oxidoreductase → MTQVAMVTGASRGIGRATALAFAQAGFDLVLAGRLHGASRDNTHQLLDNQGNPLPGSLDEVAAQVRQLGRQVWCVPMDLLDGDSAAAAATEALAQAGRVDVLVNNAVYQGSDLNVSLMQLQVETLQRVAQAYLISPLLLTRVLAAHMAERGSGVVINVSSGAGESNPPVAAAQGGWGYAYGAGKAAVSRLSGVIKAELGGQGVRAYTLNPGVVTTEALQATIGAAGIAALGVGSAPPSLPAAVMLWLVQQDEAGRWQKRTVHAQPFAEEQGIDQFNRI, encoded by the coding sequence ATGACTCAAGTAGCAATGGTGACCGGTGCCAGCCGTGGCATCGGTCGAGCAACGGCGCTGGCGTTTGCCCAGGCCGGGTTTGATCTGGTGCTGGCCGGGCGACTGCACGGGGCCAGCCGGGACAATACACATCAGCTGCTGGACAACCAGGGCAACCCCTTGCCGGGCAGCCTCGACGAGGTGGCTGCGCAAGTGCGTCAACTGGGCCGACAGGTCTGGTGTGTGCCCATGGACCTGCTGGATGGCGACTCCGCCGCGGCAGCGGCCACCGAGGCATTGGCACAGGCTGGCCGCGTCGACGTTCTGGTCAACAATGCTGTTTATCAGGGCAGCGATCTCAATGTGTCACTGATGCAGCTGCAGGTAGAGACCCTGCAGCGGGTGGCACAGGCTTATCTGATTTCCCCGCTATTGCTAACCCGGGTGCTGGCTGCGCACATGGCCGAGCGCGGCAGCGGGGTGGTCATTAATGTCAGCTCTGGCGCCGGGGAGAGCAATCCACCTGTGGCGGCGGCGCAGGGCGGTTGGGGTTATGCCTATGGCGCAGGAAAAGCGGCCGTGTCGCGGCTGTCTGGTGTCATTAAGGCCGAGTTAGGCGGGCAGGGCGTACGTGCCTACACCCTCAACCCTGGCGTGGTCACCACCGAGGCGCTGCAGGCCACCATCGGTGCCGCCGGGATCGCTGCCCTTGGGGTTGGCTCGGCGCCGCCGAGCTTGCCGGCGGCCGTGATGCTCTGGCTGGTCCAGCAGGATGAAGCTGGGCGCTGGCAAAAGCGCACCGTACACGCCCAGCCCTTTGCCGAGGAGCAGGGTATCGACCAATTCAACCGCATCTGA
- a CDS encoding helix-turn-helix transcriptional regulator, whose protein sequence is MNTITTASDVIELQGINLSLDHYDHLISCIHDGALDAQRLYEAVEQLRRLFSANYATLILRIPGVENIALMLVAGEVEGSGTVRYFDYFHNDSPFSHMPADASFTIDDVMSQSEWEANAYYTDYAKNNDVYHILGADITTPEDGLLRIRITRSHNQPAFNPSDKAMCNRLLPHLRRSLHVHNLLGRSESLGSVYAEAINRLSVATLVLDETGCVLQLNDVARQMLAQADGIKLVGTRLEASYPSDNRELHKLIRDTLEQQSGELPGEGREALSIARPSGEVSLGVVVEALPVSDWAEGKGRPTVIMYIRDSVGRSQADNRVTKELFNFTPAETALALELANGLSLEEAAENLGIMRNTARAHLRAIFSKTGVRRQAELVRVMLNSVVSLGKGKVMPLAAKPALTPRPELRSLRTH, encoded by the coding sequence ATGAATACAATTACAACAGCATCTGACGTCATTGAGTTGCAAGGCATTAACCTGAGCCTTGATCACTATGATCATCTGATCAGTTGCATCCACGATGGCGCACTGGACGCCCAGCGTCTGTACGAAGCGGTGGAGCAGTTGCGCCGTCTTTTCAGCGCCAACTACGCCACCCTGATTCTGCGTATCCCGGGCGTCGAAAATATCGCCCTGATGCTGGTAGCTGGGGAGGTCGAGGGTAGCGGCACCGTACGCTATTTCGACTACTTCCACAACGATAGCCCCTTCTCCCATATGCCAGCCGACGCCAGCTTCACCATCGATGACGTGATGAGTCAAAGCGAGTGGGAAGCTAACGCCTATTACACCGATTACGCGAAGAATAACGACGTTTATCATATTCTCGGGGCTGACATTACTACCCCGGAAGACGGGCTGCTGCGTATTCGCATCACACGTAGTCATAACCAGCCGGCCTTCAACCCCAGCGACAAGGCTATGTGCAACCGGTTGTTGCCGCATTTGCGCCGCTCTCTCCATGTTCACAACCTGCTGGGGCGCAGCGAGTCACTAGGCTCGGTCTACGCCGAGGCCATCAACCGCTTGTCGGTTGCCACCCTGGTATTGGATGAAACCGGCTGTGTATTGCAGCTCAACGACGTCGCGCGGCAGATGCTCGCGCAGGCCGATGGCATCAAGCTGGTCGGCACGCGACTGGAGGCCAGCTACCCGAGCGATAACCGTGAGCTTCACAAGCTGATCCGTGACACGCTGGAGCAGCAGTCTGGCGAGCTACCCGGTGAGGGCCGAGAGGCGCTGTCAATTGCGCGGCCGTCCGGCGAGGTCAGTCTGGGCGTGGTGGTCGAAGCACTGCCGGTCTCGGACTGGGCCGAAGGCAAGGGCCGCCCGACCGTCATCATGTACATCCGCGATTCAGTCGGTCGGTCGCAGGCCGACAACCGGGTGACCAAGGAACTGTTCAACTTCACCCCGGCGGAAACCGCGCTGGCTCTGGAATTGGCGAACGGCCTATCGTTGGAGGAAGCTGCCGAAAATCTTGGCATCATGCGCAACACCGCCCGCGCCCACCTGCGCGCGATCTTCTCGAAGACCGGTGTACGGCGCCAAGCCGAACTGGTGCGGGTAATGCTCAACAGTGTGGTCTCGCTGGGCAAGGGCAAGGTCATGCCGCTGGCGGCCAAGCCAGCGCTAACACCCCGTCCTGAGCTGCGATCCCTGCGCACTCACTAA
- a CDS encoding helix-turn-helix transcriptional regulator: protein MTPDVDKLLAAQAPVYDSLLGELYDAAIDDHSWSRYLSHVRELFRANYVTLIIRAPQDSEQGLMVVSGDIEGEGSFSYIAYPHSQTPFVNCPTNRVFTVTDLMSYASWEASDYYQRHCVPQQVYHVMGVDLVVPAGGVFRFRITRPKGTNDFSRAEKLLCSSLIPHMTRALHIHSLIGHKESLNALYSQAIGRLAIATLVLDANGCIVEANQTARDMLRAADGLKIVGGRLEASYPGDNRRLYQALRSALSSEREQTALAEALSVARPSGQVSLGLLIEPVPDHEWEDAQDQPHVVVYVRDAVGRSMLSAAMTRQVFGFTPSESALAMELANGLSLEEAANSLGIRRNTARAHLRAIFSKTGVRRQTELVRLMLNSVVSLSQQADEPSSEENPKDGNKAS from the coding sequence ATGACGCCCGATGTCGACAAGCTGCTGGCGGCCCAGGCGCCGGTCTATGACTCGCTGCTGGGTGAGCTGTATGACGCAGCCATTGATGACCACAGCTGGAGCCGATACCTCAGTCATGTGCGCGAGCTGTTCCGGGCCAATTACGTAACCCTGATTATCCGTGCTCCGCAAGATAGTGAGCAGGGGCTGATGGTGGTCAGCGGAGATATCGAAGGCGAGGGCAGCTTCAGTTATATCGCCTACCCGCATTCGCAGACTCCCTTTGTGAACTGCCCAACCAACCGGGTGTTCACGGTCACCGATCTGATGAGCTACGCCAGCTGGGAAGCCTCCGACTACTACCAGCGCCATTGTGTACCGCAGCAGGTGTATCACGTCATGGGCGTTGATCTGGTGGTGCCGGCCGGCGGCGTGTTTCGTTTTCGCATTACCCGGCCCAAGGGCACCAATGATTTCAGCCGGGCAGAAAAACTGCTGTGCAGCTCGCTGATTCCCCATATGACCCGAGCCCTGCACATCCACAGTCTGATTGGCCACAAAGAGTCGCTTAACGCGCTGTACTCTCAAGCCATTGGCCGGCTAGCGATTGCCACCCTGGTACTTGATGCCAATGGCTGCATTGTCGAGGCGAACCAGACAGCACGCGACATGCTGCGAGCTGCCGACGGCCTAAAGATCGTTGGTGGCCGTCTGGAGGCAAGTTATCCCGGCGACAACCGCAGGTTGTACCAGGCATTGCGTAGTGCCCTGAGCAGCGAACGCGAGCAGACCGCACTGGCTGAGGCGCTGTCGGTGGCTAGGCCATCAGGCCAGGTGAGTCTCGGCCTGCTGATCGAGCCAGTACCTGATCATGAGTGGGAGGACGCCCAGGACCAGCCGCACGTGGTGGTGTATGTGCGAGACGCGGTGGGGCGCTCAATGCTCAGCGCCGCCATGACACGCCAGGTGTTTGGTTTTACCCCCTCTGAGTCGGCGCTGGCCATGGAGCTGGCCAATGGACTGTCGCTGGAGGAGGCGGCCAACTCGCTGGGTATTCGCCGCAACACCGCACGGGCGCACCTGCGAGCTATCTTCTCGAAAACCGGGGTGCGCCGCCAGACTGAGCTCGTGCGCTTAATGCTCAACAGTGTGGTCTCTCTTAGCCAGCAGGCCGATGAGCCCTCGTCCGAGGAGAATCCAAAAGACGGTAACAAAGCGTCATAG